A stretch of the Poseidonibacter parvus genome encodes the following:
- the uvrC gene encoding excinuclease ABC subunit UvrC yields MQLEEKLKQLPNDAGVYQYFDKDGRLLYIGKAKVLKNRVKSYFKFTPKLLPSDRLGPRIYKMISEAFSIEWIVVPNEHDALILENSLIKQLKPKYNILLRDDKTYPYIYIDYSELYPRLEITRKVYKNKNIKYFGPYSTGSRDMLDSIYEIVPLVQKKSCIKGKEACLFHQIKRCHAPCEGKITTGEYYKIVEEAIDYIYNKSKLIVKLQEKMLEYSEDFRFEEAMKLRDRIKTIEKSQIKSGMDLATNENLDVFAIKASKQKAVIVRMFIRDGKLTSSSYDFIKVNFLEDETNIDLDEAYKRAIVNYYDNEIPLLPKEILTAIDIEEKNDLEEFLYNRFEKRIKLVNPKKDKKKDLIQIALNNCDELLRIDSSRNQSTIYEELQKLFNLQILPHRVETYDNSHMMGQATVGAMVVWNEELNAFDKKDFRHYNLESKDEYSQMREILMRRVDSFEKNPAPDLWILDGGSALLKLAYDIINSTGVNLDIIAIAKEKVDAKAHRAKGAAKDIVHYKDEKGEYRSLKLETSDQRLQFVQRQRDEAHRFVISFHKKQKRKEDKQISLLQIKGIGEAKVKKLLLYFGEFEKIRNASIEELKEVLNEKDAIVISTYFKEE; encoded by the coding sequence ATGCAATTAGAAGAAAAACTAAAACAATTACCAAATGATGCTGGCGTTTATCAATACTTCGATAAAGATGGAAGACTACTATATATAGGAAAAGCAAAAGTACTAAAAAATAGAGTTAAATCTTACTTTAAATTTACACCAAAACTACTTCCTTCTGATAGATTAGGTCCTAGAATTTATAAAATGATAAGTGAAGCTTTTAGTATTGAGTGGATTGTAGTACCAAATGAACATGATGCATTAATTTTAGAAAATTCTTTAATTAAACAACTAAAACCAAAGTACAATATTTTACTTCGTGATGATAAAACCTATCCATACATTTACATAGATTACTCAGAACTTTACCCTAGACTTGAAATTACAAGAAAAGTTTATAAAAATAAAAATATTAAATATTTTGGACCCTATTCTACTGGCTCTCGTGATATGCTTGATAGTATTTATGAAATAGTTCCTTTAGTTCAAAAAAAATCATGTATAAAAGGAAAAGAAGCATGTTTATTTCATCAGATTAAAAGGTGTCATGCACCTTGTGAAGGTAAAATAACAACAGGTGAGTATTATAAAATAGTTGAAGAAGCTATTGATTATATTTATAATAAATCAAAATTAATTGTAAAACTTCAAGAAAAAATGCTTGAATACTCTGAAGATTTTAGATTTGAAGAAGCAATGAAACTTCGAGATAGAATTAAAACAATTGAAAAATCACAAATAAAATCAGGTATGGACCTAGCAACAAATGAAAATCTTGATGTATTTGCAATAAAAGCATCAAAACAAAAAGCTGTAATAGTAAGAATGTTTATAAGAGATGGAAAACTAACCTCTTCTTCTTATGATTTTATAAAAGTAAATTTTTTAGAAGATGAAACTAATATTGATTTAGATGAAGCATATAAAAGAGCTATTGTAAATTATTATGACAATGAAATTCCATTATTACCAAAAGAGATTTTAACAGCAATTGATATTGAAGAAAAAAATGACTTAGAAGAGTTTTTATACAATAGATTTGAAAAAAGAATAAAACTAGTTAATCCTAAGAAAGATAAGAAAAAAGATTTAATTCAAATTGCACTTAACAATTGTGATGAACTCCTTAGAATTGATTCCTCTAGAAATCAAAGTACTATATATGAAGAACTTCAGAAGCTATTTAATCTTCAAATACTTCCACATAGAGTTGAAACCTATGATAACTCACATATGATGGGACAAGCAACTGTTGGAGCTATGGTTGTTTGGAATGAAGAACTAAATGCCTTTGATAAAAAAGATTTCAGACACTATAATCTTGAATCAAAAGATGAATATTCTCAAATGAGAGAAATATTAATGAGAAGGGTTGATAGTTTTGAGAAAAATCCAGCACCTGATCTTTGGATATTAGATGGTGGGTCAGCACTGCTAAAATTAGCCTATGATATTATTAATTCAACTGGTGTGAATTTAGATATTATTGCAATTGCAAAAGAAAAAGTTGATGCAAAAGCTCATAGAGCAAAAGGTGCTGCAAAAGATATTGTTCACTATAAAGATGAAAAAGGTGAATACAGGTCTTTAAAACTAGAAACAAGTGATCAAAGATTACAATTTGTTCAAAGACAAAGAGATGAAGCTCATAGATTTGTAATCAGCTTTCATAAAAAACAAAAAAGAAAAGAAGATAAGCAAATTTCATTACTTCAAATAAAAGGAATAGGAGAAGCAAAGGTAAAAAAACTTCTTTTATATTTTGGAGAATTTGAGAAAATTAGAAATGCTTCAATAGAAGAGTTAAAAGAAGTTCTAAACGAAAAAGATGCGATTGTAATTTCAACTTATTTTAAAGAAGAATAA
- a CDS encoding SOS response-associated peptidase, which produces MPGRLSIYDDKVFKIDASTIIENDMVGKLNPRYNIPPTTPIPALLNNGNYLYTHFGYLPSWASSKTSMNMNARSESIFEKKTFRDSFKYRRCIIPINGFFEWAKEDKEKTPYFVSDIKNDYLALAGIWDEYFDVDLNMKIVTVALITCDANEKLGKIHHRMPVVLEKKDFNTWLNNDDLKEVNKLFNIYPNDKIQIHEVSAEVNKVLFDMPSCIKKIKKVEENTKEKQEIGQLSLF; this is translated from the coding sequence ATGCCTGGACGATTAAGTATTTATGATGATAAAGTATTTAAAATAGATGCTTCAACTATAATTGAAAATGATATGGTAGGGAAGTTAAACCCTAGATATAATATTCCTCCTACCACTCCAATTCCTGCTTTATTAAACAATGGTAACTATTTATATACACACTTTGGTTATTTGCCTTCTTGGGCATCTTCAAAGACTTCTATGAATATGAATGCACGTAGTGAAAGTATTTTTGAAAAGAAAACTTTTCGTGATTCTTTTAAATATAGACGCTGTATTATCCCAATTAATGGCTTTTTTGAATGGGCTAAAGAAGATAAAGAAAAAACTCCATATTTTGTAAGTGATATTAAAAATGATTATTTAGCACTTGCAGGAATTTGGGATGAGTATTTTGATGTTGATTTAAATATGAAAATAGTTACAGTTGCACTTATAACTTGTGATGCAAATGAAAAACTTGGGAAAATTCATCACAGAATGCCAGTAGTTTTAGAAAAGAAAGATTTTAATACTTGGCTAAATAATGATGATTTAAAAGAAGTAAATAAGCTATTTAATATTTATCCTAATGATAAAATACAAATTCATGAAGTAAGTGCTGAGGTTAACAAAGTTTTATTTGATATGCCTTCTTGTATTAAAAAGATAAAAAAGGTTGAAGAAAATACTAAAGAAAAACAAGAAATAGGGCAGTTATCTTTATTTTAG
- a CDS encoding phosphotransferase — MKINDLEKYSLFKKEKLKKLKKLKNQGTCNTIYKLTSNKKEYLIRVFKHTHQDANSREFEFLIQKKAYLKGIAAKPYLLDKANSLMICDFLQGKHKSKLKNKDLNNLVNTIKKLHSIKVNKKVYSLKDDFKYYKEILKDKKSQKTVKNSLKELKKIQKYKFEAVTSHHDININNVLFHKNSLKLIDWEFACVNDLFFDLANICFEFKLNKKQEKKVLKRYFKKIRKRDIKKLASYKIIYENLWILWFKKEKY; from the coding sequence ATGAAGATTAATGATTTAGAAAAATATAGTTTATTTAAAAAAGAAAAATTAAAAAAATTAAAAAAATTAAAAAATCAAGGTACTTGTAATACAATATATAAACTAACAAGTAATAAAAAAGAGTATTTAATAAGAGTTTTTAAACATACTCACCAAGATGCAAATAGTAGAGAATTTGAGTTTCTTATTCAAAAAAAAGCTTATTTAAAAGGTATTGCTGCAAAGCCTTATCTTTTAGATAAAGCAAACTCTTTAATGATTTGTGACTTCTTACAAGGTAAACATAAAAGCAAATTAAAAAATAAAGATTTAAATAACTTAGTAAATACTATTAAAAAACTTCATTCTATAAAAGTGAATAAAAAAGTATATAGTTTAAAAGATGATTTTAAATACTATAAAGAAATATTAAAAGATAAAAAATCACAAAAAACAGTTAAAAATTCTCTAAAAGAGTTAAAGAAAATACAAAAATACAAATTTGAGGCTGTTACTTCTCATCATGATATAAATATAAATAATGTCTTATTTCATAAAAATAGTTTAAAATTAATTGATTGGGAATTTGCATGTGTAAATGATTTATTCTTTGATTTAGCAAATATTTGTTTTGAATTTAAATTAAATAAAAAACAAGAAAAGAAAGTTTTAAAAAGATACTTCAAAAAAATCAGAAAAAGAGATATTAAAAAATTGGCTTCATATAAAATAATATATGAAAACCTTTGGATTTTATGGTTTAAAAAAGAAAAATACTAA
- a CDS encoding glutathione peroxidase has translation MSIYDFKVKDINSNEVSMSKYKGKVLLIVNVASKCGFTGQYEGLENLYKKYKNEDFMILGFPSNQFSNQEPGSNEEIKEFCTLTYGVDFDMFAKIDVNGDNEIPLYSYLKKEASGILGTEAIKWNFTKFLVNKEGKVVDRFGSTTTPASIEDDIKKLLN, from the coding sequence ATGTCAATTTATGATTTTAAAGTAAAAGATATAAATTCAAATGAAGTATCAATGTCAAAGTATAAAGGTAAGGTTCTACTAATAGTAAATGTAGCAAGTAAATGTGGATTTACAGGACAGTATGAAGGTTTAGAAAACTTATATAAGAAATATAAAAATGAAGACTTTATGATTTTAGGATTTCCTTCAAATCAATTCTCAAATCAAGAGCCTGGATCTAATGAAGAAATAAAAGAATTTTGTACATTAACATATGGTGTTGATTTTGATATGTTCGCAAAAATAGATGTAAATGGTGATAATGAAATTCCATTATATTCATATCTTAAAAAAGAAGCTTCAGGAATACTAGGAACAGAAGCTATAAAATGGAATTTTACAAAATTCTTAGTAAATAAAGAAGGAAAAGTTGTTGATAGATTTGGTTCAACTACAACGCCAGCTAGTATTGAAGATGATATTAAAAAGCTTTTGAACTAG
- a CDS encoding winged helix-turn-helix transcriptional regulator — MYKVNDKEYKCSVALTSDIFNDKWKLSIIWHLLSEEKRFKELHEIMSDITQKTLTVKLKELEAKNIINREVYPQVPPKVVYSLTPAGARLKGVFKEMYNWGISYASEHGEVTSEDNDVCCDTYIANKIGINK, encoded by the coding sequence ATGTATAAAGTTAATGATAAAGAGTATAAATGTTCAGTTGCTCTTACCTCTGATATTTTTAATGACAAATGGAAGCTTTCAATTATATGGCACTTATTAAGTGAAGAAAAAAGATTTAAAGAATTACATGAAATAATGTCAGATATAACTCAAAAAACTCTAACTGTAAAATTAAAAGAGTTAGAAGCAAAAAATATTATCAATAGAGAAGTATATCCTCAAGTTCCACCTAAGGTAGTATATTCATTAACTCCTGCAGGGGCGAGACTAAAAGGTGTATTTAAAGAGATGTACAACTGGGGTATTTCATACGCAAGTGAACATGGTGAGGTAACAAGTGAAGATAATGATGTCTGCTGTGATACATATATTGCTAATAAGATTGGAATTAATAAATAA
- a CDS encoding NAD(P)H-dependent oxidoreductase encodes MENKFLEAMKFRHATKEFDATKKISDEDFNQILEYGVLSPSSFGFEPWKFIVVQNEDLRVKLKEFSWGAQGTLPTASHFVIILARKVSGMKYDSNYIKYMLNDIKEFPKDVQEIYSGFYEKFQKEDFSLLENDRYVFDWASKQTYIALANMMTGAAYMGIDSCPTEGFDLKLTDKFLEEDLGIDTNEYGASVMVPFGYRKEAPKHEKSRQDVETVSTWYN; translated from the coding sequence ATGGAAAATAAGTTTTTAGAAGCAATGAAATTCAGACATGCAACAAAAGAATTTGATGCTACAAAAAAGATTAGTGATGAAGATTTCAATCAAATTTTAGAATATGGTGTTTTAAGTCCAAGTTCTTTTGGTTTTGAACCATGGAAATTTATTGTAGTTCAAAATGAAGACTTAAGAGTAAAGTTAAAAGAATTTTCATGGGGAGCACAAGGAACACTTCCCACTGCAAGTCATTTTGTAATTATTTTAGCTAGAAAAGTTTCTGGAATGAAATATGATAGTAATTATATAAAATATATGTTAAATGATATAAAAGAGTTTCCTAAAGATGTTCAAGAAATATATAGTGGATTTTATGAAAAATTCCAAAAAGAAGATTTTTCTTTATTAGAAAATGATAGATATGTATTTGATTGGGCTTCAAAACAAACATATATAGCTTTAGCTAATATGATGACAGGTGCTGCTTATATGGGTATAGATTCTTGTCCAACAGAAGGTTTTGATTTAAAATTAACAGATAAGTTTTTAGAAGAAGATTTAGGTATTGATACTAATGAATATGGTGCTTCAGTTATGGTTCCATTTGGATACAGAAAAGAAGCTCCTAAACATGAAAAATCAAGACAAGACGTGGAAACTGTAAGCACATGGTATAACTAA
- a CDS encoding LLM class oxidoreductase: protein METKYKESFESINNGFNSVFRNNKLSIGLVIPLENYPRSPIPTMVNQMEKILLAEELNFKAIWLRDIPFNDPSFGDVGQMYDPFSYLGYLSAKTSKIALGVGSLILPLKHPANVAKAAASIDTLSNGRLILGVASGDRAKEYPAMNIDYDNRGNNFRESFKYINQIWEDFPIFDNEFGNPNANLDMLPKPTNQKVPMLITGASQQSPSWLASNGDGWITYPRPVHTQKIIVNRIRDNAKENYTQNRPISQSLYIDLVEGLNFSPQPIHLGYRLNVKHLIEHLKSLEAIGINHVALNLRFNQADIEKTLKIIGDEILPEFS, encoded by the coding sequence ATGGAAACTAAATACAAAGAAAGTTTTGAATCTATCAATAATGGATTTAATTCAGTTTTTCGTAATAATAAGCTAAGTATTGGACTTGTAATTCCTTTAGAGAATTACCCAAGATCACCAATTCCAACTATGGTTAATCAAATGGAAAAAATTCTTTTAGCTGAAGAATTAAATTTTAAAGCCATTTGGTTAAGAGATATTCCTTTTAATGACCCTTCCTTTGGTGATGTTGGGCAAATGTATGATCCTTTTTCATATTTAGGATACTTAAGTGCTAAAACTTCAAAAATAGCATTAGGTGTTGGGAGTTTGATTTTACCACTTAAACATCCTGCAAATGTTGCAAAAGCAGCAGCTAGTATTGATACTTTATCAAATGGACGCCTTATTTTAGGAGTTGCTTCCGGAGATAGAGCAAAAGAATACCCTGCTATGAATATTGACTATGATAACAGAGGCAATAACTTTAGAGAAAGTTTTAAATATATAAATCAAATTTGGGAAGATTTTCCAATATTTGATAATGAATTTGGAAATCCAAATGCCAATTTAGATATGCTTCCCAAACCCACTAATCAAAAAGTACCAATGCTTATTACTGGGGCATCACAACAAAGTCCTTCGTGGTTAGCTTCAAATGGTGATGGTTGGATAACTTATCCAAGACCTGTGCATACTCAAAAAATAATAGTAAATCGAATTAGAGATAATGCAAAAGAAAACTATACTCAAAATAGACCAATCTCTCAATCTTTATATATAGATTTAGTAGAAGGTTTAAATTTTAGTCCACAACCAATTCATTTAGGATATAGACTTAATGTTAAGCATTTAATTGAACATTTAAAATCGTTAGAAGCAATTGGTATTAATCATGTTGCTTTAAATCTACGTTTTAATCAAGCGGATATTGAAAAAACATTAAAAATTATTGGTGATGAAATATTGCCAGAATTCTCATAA
- a CDS encoding SDR family NAD(P)-dependent oxidoreductase yields MQKTILITGSTDGIGYLSAKTFIEQGHNVIVHGRNFDKLEKVKKN; encoded by the coding sequence ATGCAAAAAACTATTTTAATTACAGGGTCAACAGATGGTATTGGATATTTAAGTGCTAAAACTTTTATAGAACAAGGACATAATGTAATTGTCCATGGTAGAAATTTTGATAAGTTAGAAAAAGTTAAAAAAAATTAG
- a CDS encoding SDR family NAD(P)-dependent oxidoreductase, whose protein sequence is MYSVLGDLSVLKNVEVLANSILKKFTNIDVLINNAGIYKTQDERTVDSFDIRFAVSTIAPYLLMKKLLPILSKNARVINLSSAAQAPVDLNALKGDVLLSSSSEAYAQSKLAITMWTNHMASLFKDNNPIIVSINPKSLLASKMVKEAYGIQGSDLSVGSDILVRAALSDDFKDASGKYYDNDIASFSNPHPDALNTQKCQDLVVEMEAIIHNNK, encoded by the coding sequence ATCTACAGTGTTTTAGGTGATTTATCAGTATTAAAAAATGTTGAGGTATTAGCTAATAGTATTTTAAAGAAGTTTACAAATATTGATGTTTTAATAAACAATGCTGGAATTTACAAAACACAAGATGAAAGAACTGTAGATAGTTTTGATATTAGGTTTGCTGTTAGTACAATTGCACCTTATCTTTTAATGAAAAAATTACTTCCAATTTTAAGTAAAAATGCAAGAGTCATAAACTTATCTTCAGCAGCTCAAGCTCCTGTTGATCTAAATGCTTTAAAAGGAGATGTCCTTTTATCTTCTAGTAGTGAAGCTTATGCTCAAAGTAAATTAGCAATCACAATGTGGACAAATCATATGGCAAGTTTATTCAAAGATAATAACCCAATAATTGTAAGTATTAATCCAAAATCACTGCTTGCTAGTAAAATGGTAAAAGAAGCTTATGGAATACAAGGAAGTGACTTAAGTGTTGGTTCTGATATTTTAGTTCGTGCAGCACTTAGTGATGACTTTAAAGATGCTTCTGGAAAATATTATGATAATGATATTGCTTCTTTTTCAAATCCTCATCCTGATGCTTTAAATACTCAAAAATGTCAAGATTTAGTTGTTGAAATGGAAGCGATTATTCATAATAATAAATAA
- a CDS encoding SprT-like domain-containing protein → MFIQQLKKFFLVVVILSSFLLTYLWYKDYSFNSNPLSKEIQIKVYEKHQKLKYLTNKYFNIKRVFPITITDELDSSRYGMAVYSKNGQINLYLNKKRFKENENYMINDVMPHEYAHAIMFALGNFSNENQGHTKKWQEICKKLEGLRCDRFVNHQDILIEKTNLFK, encoded by the coding sequence ATGTTTATTCAACAACTTAAAAAGTTTTTCTTAGTAGTTGTTATTCTTTCATCTTTCTTACTTACTTATCTTTGGTATAAAGATTACTCATTTAACTCAAATCCTTTATCTAAAGAAATTCAAATAAAAGTATATGAAAAACATCAGAAGTTAAAATATTTAACAAATAAATATTTTAATATTAAAAGAGTTTTTCCTATTACAATTACTGATGAATTAGATTCTAGTAGATATGGAATGGCAGTTTATTCAAAAAATGGACAGATAAATTTATATTTGAATAAAAAAAGATTTAAAGAAAATGAAAATTATATGATAAATGATGTAATGCCACATGAATATGCTCATGCAATTATGTTTGCATTAGGAAACTTTTCTAATGAAAATCAGGGTCATACAAAAAAATGGCAAGAAATTTGTAAAAAGTTAGAGGGCTTAAGATGTGATAGGTTTGTTAATCATCAAGATATTTTGATTGAAAAAACAAATCTATTTAAGTAA
- a CDS encoding DnaJ domain-containing protein codes for MIIGVILILGFFFIYNLKKKMKTSGFNFQFKQGAGFNPNDFQNFNNSGFNNSNFNGFNNAPRFDEVQKAKDFFGFTHSPTKEEIKKKYKELARKYHPDINDNDDSMMKDLNNYRDVLMKTVE; via the coding sequence ATGATTATAGGGGTTATTCTAATACTTGGATTTTTCTTTATTTATAATTTAAAAAAGAAGATGAAAACAAGTGGTTTTAATTTTCAATTTAAACAAGGTGCAGGTTTTAATCCAAATGATTTCCAAAACTTCAATAACTCAGGCTTTAATAACTCAAACTTTAATGGTTTTAATAATGCCCCAAGATTTGATGAAGTTCAAAAAGCAAAAGATTTCTTTGGTTTTACACATTCTCCTACAAAAGAAGAGATAAAAAAGAAATATAAAGAATTAGCAAGAAAATATCATCCAGATATTAATGATAACGACGATAGCATGATGAAAGATTTAAATAATTATCGTGATGTTTTAATGAAAACAGTTGAATAA
- a CDS encoding L-lactate permease, with product MEIGLQAFFAALPIFLAGILLVGLRVSAKKAMPLVYIATVAVAFVVWEVSFNRVLASTIQGLLITVAVLWIIFGAILLLNTLKHSGAIAVIRQGFNNVSSDRRVQVIIIAWLFGSFIEGASGFGTPAAIAAPLLVAIGFPAMAAVMVGMMIQSTPVSFGAVGTPILIGVNKGLDSDGIGLTLQTMGSSWDQYLQIITSQVAITHALVGTFIPLFMVVMLTRFFGENKSWSEGLSILPFAIFAGIAFTIPYALTGVYLGAEFPSLIGALVGLPIVVLAAKKGFLIPKNTWDFAPKEKWPVSWVSKFEVKLDDLSSKVPMSLTKAWIPYVLVAVILVLTRVSDEVKAFVKFWVIPFKDILGEGLGYSITPLYLPGGILVFVVLITYFLHGMKFKDISAAVGESSKVMLGAGFVLIFTIPLVRILINSGINESGFDSMPVAMANFVASSVGDIYPVFAPMVGALGAFIAGSNTVSNMMLAQYQFGVADALGVSTAFMVALQAVGAAAGNMIAIHNVVAASATVGLLDQEGETLRRTIIPTIYYCLLAGIIGLIGMYVLGITDPLMK from the coding sequence ATGGAAATAGGTTTACAAGCATTTTTTGCTGCACTACCAATTTTTTTAGCAGGTATATTATTAGTAGGACTTCGAGTTTCTGCAAAAAAGGCAATGCCTTTAGTTTATATTGCAACAGTAGCTGTTGCATTCGTAGTTTGGGAAGTTTCATTCAATAGAGTTTTAGCTTCAACAATACAAGGTCTACTTATTACAGTTGCAGTTTTATGGATTATATTTGGAGCTATACTGCTTTTAAATACATTAAAACATTCAGGTGCAATTGCAGTAATTAGACAAGGATTTAACAATGTTAGTTCTGATAGAAGAGTTCAAGTAATTATTATTGCATGGTTATTTGGTTCATTTATAGAAGGAGCTTCAGGATTTGGAACGCCAGCAGCAATTGCAGCACCATTACTTGTAGCAATTGGTTTCCCTGCAATGGCAGCTGTTATGGTTGGGATGATGATTCAAAGTACTCCTGTATCTTTTGGTGCAGTTGGAACTCCAATTTTAATTGGTGTAAATAAAGGCTTAGATTCGGATGGTATTGGCTTAACATTACAAACTATGGGTTCTTCTTGGGATCAATATTTACAAATCATTACATCACAAGTTGCAATTACACACGCTCTTGTAGGTACTTTTATTCCTTTATTTATGGTTGTAATGCTAACAAGATTCTTTGGTGAAAATAAATCATGGAGTGAAGGATTATCTATTTTGCCTTTTGCAATTTTTGCAGGTATTGCTTTTACAATTCCTTATGCTTTAACAGGAGTTTATTTAGGTGCTGAGTTCCCATCATTAATTGGTGCACTTGTTGGGCTTCCAATTGTTGTATTAGCAGCAAAAAAAGGTTTTTTAATTCCAAAAAACACTTGGGATTTTGCTCCAAAAGAAAAATGGCCAGTATCATGGGTTTCAAAATTTGAAGTTAAACTAGATGATTTAAGTTCAAAGGTTCCAATGTCTTTAACTAAAGCATGGATTCCTTATGTTTTAGTTGCTGTTATTTTAGTATTAACTAGAGTTTCTGATGAGGTAAAAGCTTTTGTAAAATTTTGGGTAATTCCATTTAAAGATATTTTAGGTGAGGGTTTAGGTTATTCTATTACTCCTTTATATCTTCCTGGTGGAATTCTAGTTTTTGTTGTTTTAATTACTTACTTTTTACATGGTATGAAATTTAAAGATATAAGTGCAGCTGTAGGTGAATCTTCTAAAGTAATGCTAGGAGCTGGGTTTGTTTTAATTTTTACAATTCCATTAGTTCGAATTTTAATTAATTCTGGAATTAATGAATCAGGTTTTGATTCAATGCCTGTTGCTATGGCTAACTTTGTTGCAAGTTCTGTTGGGGATATTTACCCTGTGTTTGCTCCAATGGTTGGTGCTCTTGGTGCATTTATTGCAGGAAGTAATACTGTATCAAATATGATGCTAGCTCAATATCAATTTGGTGTTGCAGATGCACTTGGGGTTTCAACTGCATTTATGGTAGCACTTCAAGCAGTTGGAGCAGCAGCTGGTAATATGATTGCAATTCATAATGTTGTAGCCGCATCTGCTACTGTTGGATTATTAGATCAAGAAGGTGAAACTTTAAGAAGAACAATAATTCCTACAATTTATTATTGTTTACTTGCTGGAATTATAGGTTTAATAGGAATGTATGTTTTAGGAATTACTGATCCTTTAATGAAATAG
- a CDS encoding DsbA family protein, with product MVYTLYHVHDPMCSWCYAFKPTLDELRKNLSKDTKLVHVVGGLAPHSTEPMPQHQREMIENIWHEIEQKVGTKFNYNFWRENTPRRSTYLSCQATMLARYEGLEDEMITAIQEAYYLKAKNPSDASTLIELAKQIGMDEKKFEEDLKSQKIEEDLNNELNFRRSLYVNSFPSLVLKYKKEIYPINIQFGDYKAMLAQIENMRENTYF from the coding sequence ATGGTTTACACACTTTATCATGTGCATGACCCAATGTGTTCTTGGTGTTATGCCTTTAAGCCAACACTTGATGAATTACGAAAAAATTTAAGTAAAGATACTAAACTAGTTCATGTAGTTGGAGGCCTTGCTCCACACTCAACTGAACCAATGCCCCAACATCAAAGAGAAATGATTGAAAATATTTGGCATGAGATTGAACAAAAAGTAGGAACAAAGTTTAATTATAACTTTTGGAGAGAAAATACACCTAGACGTTCAACTTATCTTTCATGTCAAGCAACAATGCTTGCAAGATACGAGGGCTTAGAAGATGAAATGATTACAGCAATTCAAGAAGCTTATTATTTAAAAGCTAAAAATCCAAGTGATGCTTCAACTTTGATTGAACTTGCAAAACAAATTGGAATGGATGAAAAGAAATTTGAAGAAGATTTAAAATCACAAAAAATTGAAGAAGATTTAAATAATGAACTAAATTTTAGGCGTTCGCTTTATGTGAACAGTTTTCCATCTTTAGTTTTAAAATATAAAAAAGAGATATATCCTATAAATATTCAATTTGGCGATTATAAAGCAATGCTTGCTCAAATTGAGAACATGAGAGAAAATACATATTTTTAA
- a CDS encoding DnaJ domain-containing protein, with amino-acid sequence MDYEEFEKAVDTLGILSRLSKKDLKQKYLKLSKRYHPDMPEGSEEKFLEIKKSYDLLSAYMDSYCFTFDKEEFLQQFPSFTNYKNWNR; translated from the coding sequence ATGGATTACGAAGAATTTGAAAAAGCTGTTGATACATTAGGAATATTATCAAGATTATCAAAAAAAGATTTAAAACAAAAATATTTAAAACTTTCGAAAAGATACCATCCTGATATGCCAGAAGGAAGTGAAGAAAAGTTTTTAGAGATTAAAAAATCTTATGATTTGTTATCTGCTTATATGGATTCTTATTGTTTTACTTTTGATAAAGAAGAATTTTTACAACAGTTTCCCTCATTTACAAATTATAAAAATTGGAATAGGTAA